The Actinomycetota bacterium genome segment CAGCAGCCCGAGTAGCTCGTGATCGTGTCCTCGAGACCGCGACGGATCAGCTCGCGGATCGCCCCGCGGATCTGCGGAAACAGCGCGACGTGGCACGTCACCGTTCCCAGGAGCGGCACCCGCTGCGTGTCGATGTACGTGCGCACCCACTCGGGATCGGCCGTGAGGAACCCCGCGGGCCAGCCCTCGCGGGGCTTCGCGGCGAACTCGCCGAACAGCTCCTTGATCTTGACGGGCGGCAGCACGGCATCGCCGTGGCGGAAATACGGTGTGTCGCCCGGGCCGCGAACGCGCACGAGCGTCCCCGTCGGTAGGACGCTCCTGACGGCGACCGTCACCTCATGAGCCGTCGGCTCGCCCTCGGGGACGAGGAGCGCATATCGGTTGCGGGTGACCCCGATCCGCAGGCCCACCTCGCTCGAGACCAGGAGCTCGTGCGCGCCGACGAGCTCGTCGGCGAGGATCGCCGCGATCTCGACTCGTTCGCCGCCGAACCGCAGCACCGCGCCCGGTGTCAGGCCGCGCAGTCGCGCGCTCGACTCTCCGAGCACTCCCTTGCCTTGTGCAAGCGCCACGGTTACCGAACGATCGGCCGGCGGCAAGAACGGCGCGTACGCGCGCGGGTCGACCGCGGCGACCTCGAGCGGGATCGAGAACGTCGGCGGGGGGTCGTCGACGACCTCGCCGTCGGCCGAGTACGACTTGGTGAGCCACGTGTTGTCGCTGGCGACCACGACCGCCCGGCGGATCTGCGGCATCTCGGCGACTGCATCGGCGAAGCGGGCGGGCATCCCACCGGGGGACCACGCGAGGAACGTATCGGGCAGCTCAGGGGTGAGGATCGGTTCCGGCATCGACGGGACGTCGCGCTCTTCGGGGATGATCGCCGTTCCCTGAATCGAGAGCGTCAGCACCGCTCCGATGACGAGCCCCACAACCAGCGCGGCGGCGACGCCGCCCGCAGCACGTGCGTTCACCGAACTCCCGGCAGGAAGCCCTGGCCGGCGTCATCGCCGGCCATCGAGTCGGCGATCGCGAGCAGATCCGCGAGGCGCAGATCGCTCCCTTCCGGCACGTCGAGCGAGTGGTACACGCCGGCATCGATCCATTCGAGCTGCGTGCGTCCGGGCGTCCACCGCCCCTGGGCGTCGCCCACATCGACCGTCGACTGCCGAGCGGCGCTCGCCGGCGGAAGCTCCCTTCCCGCCTCCAGGTGCAGGCGGACCGTCCCGACGCCGACGTCCACCTCAGCATCGCGGAAGTACAGGTTCACGCCGACGTCGCCCTCGACCTCGACGATCTCGGTGCTGGCCAGCGTGAAGCCGGCGGGCAGCCGTTGGGGCATCGCGATCTCGAAGGGGACGGCAGCCCGGGCCTGTTCGAGGGTGACCCGTTCGACGAGCGCGCCGTCCGTTCCGTGCGCACGCCACTCGTCGGGCATCTCGAGACCCGTCACCGGGAGCGACGCCCCCACGTCGAGCAGGCGCTCTCGCGGCAGGTTGGTTTCGACGTAGAGGTCGGTACCGGCTGCGTGGATCGACAAGCGTCGCCCTTGGGTCTCGGTCGCCGGTTCGTAGTAGCCCACGCTTCCCCCGCCGAGCACGACCTCCTCGGCCCGGACGTCGGTGAGCCCGAACGGCGAGTCCGCGGTCCACGAACGCGTCTCGCCGAGCTTCACGAACGACAGGCCGTCGGCGTACGTCACGAGCGTCTGCTCGTCCGACGTCGCGTCGGGGATCACGACGCGGTACAGGTCGAGTCCGCCGAGCTCCGAGGGCGGCGCCACGGGTTCGAAGCCGGTCTCGCCCGGGACCTCGTCGAGTGCTACGGCGCGCGCGCCGAGATCCTCCGTTCGCGCCGTCGAGGGGATCTCGAACACGTCGGCCGGCGGCGCTGACAGGCGGACGGAGCTCGCGACCACGTCGAAGATCCACCGCCTGGGGCGCTCTTCCTCGAGCCCGAACCGGAGCTGCCACTGATCGCGCGCGGGGCCCCGTGCGGGGAACACGCGCCACCGAAGGGGGAACCAGCTCTCAGCATCGAGCCAGATCCGAACGTGGTCGTTCGGGAAGAACGGGCGCCACCGGCCGCCCATCGACAGGAACGGGAACAGCGAAGACGCACGGTCCCACGGCACCTCGACGACGACGGCCTCGCGTTCGAGCGCGCGCCCGATGCGCAGCACCTCGAAGGACTCAGGTTCGGCGAGCGCAACGAGCGGTAGCACCAGATCGGTCGGCGCCGGCGCGTGCGACGAGAACGGCGCGCGGTTGCGGATGCTCGTCTCGCGCTGCGGGCAACGCGGAAGCGGACACGGCGTCGGCGCCGAGGAGTACCAGCGGTCGCCGTTCACTACGAGTTTCAGATCGGTCGGCGTCGCATGCGCCGGATATTCCGTTCGGTCGACGACGTCCATGCGGAACTGTTCGGGCGCGTTGAACCACACGCGCATCCGCATCTCGCGGACGGGAACGTCTGCCCCGAGGTTGCGTTCGACGATGGAGAAATGCGCCGCGTACGAGTCGAGCGACGGCGCCGCACCGGCGACTCCGTCGGTCACGTCCTCCGCGGCCAACGCCGTCATCGAGTCGCGCTCCGCATCTCGCCACGGACCGCCCACGACGAGGCTGCCGGCGAGCAACCCGACAAGGAGCGCGGCGATCGCGGGTGCCACTCGCGGGAGCAACGATCGTCGTTGCGGCAGACGCATCGGGCGAACCACTCGGATTCCGGCCGGACGCGACCATGACTCGTTCTCGACCGAGGTCATGATCTGCTCGACGAGGTCGGGCACCGCGGGCGCGATCTCGAACCGCGCGGCATCGCGCAGCCGGTACGCGCCACGTTCGAACGCACGACACTCGGCACACGTCTCGAGATGGCGTTCGAGCGCCACGGTGTCGCGCGACGACAGCCGCTCGCCGTCGAGGCGCTCGGAGATCAGGCGCTCGGCGCGTTCATGATCCACCGGCGTCCTCCTCCAGCGCGAGCGCTCCCATCATGGCCTTCCGGGCTCGATGCATCCGACTCTTCACGGTCCCGACGCGCACCCCCAGGACGTCGGCGGCCTCCTGATAGGAAAGGCCGAAGACCTCGATCAACAGGAACGGCTCGCGGTGCTCCTCGCCCACGGCCGAGAGCGCTGCCTGCAGCTCGACTCGGGCCTGCGGGTCCGTCGTAGCGAGCGGCGCGGCGGGCTCCTTCTCGTAGTGCACGTTCCGAGCCTTGATGGCGTCCATCGCGCAGTTCCGCGCGATCCGGAACAACCAGCTCGTGAACTTGGAGTCGCCGCGGAAGCCCTTCAGGAACCGGAAGGTTCGGAGGAACGCCTCCTGCGTGACGTCCTCGGCTAGGGCGCGGTCGCGCGTGAAGTGGAAGGCGAACCGCCACAGGTCGCCCTGGTACCGCCGCACCAGGTCTTCGAACGCGTCGAGGTCGCCCTCGCGGGCGCGCGCGATCGTGCGCGGGTCGGGGTCCTGCACGTCTTCCCTCTCGGTCCGGCCGGCCACGCAAGCGTAGCCCCGCGGCGCACGCCCGAATACCCCGCTGACCTGCGGGGATGGCGTCGCGACGCGGGCGGGCCTCCTCTTCCATCTCTCTCGGTCCGCCCGTAGGACCGGGGGTTCGGCTGGTTTGTTCCGAGCCGTGCCTAGCTCGAGAGGCGGGCAGAAGGGTGGTCGAGGCGCTCGGTCAGACGCTCGGCGCGCTCGGCCGCCTCGTCCTGCAGGCCGGCGGTCATGGCTCCGGTGATGGCCAGAAGCTCGGCCTCGACGCGCCTTCCGATGCGGCCGCTCCCGCGCTCGAGCTGTGCCTCCAGGCGGGCGATCGCCCGCTCCAGGCGCGCCACGGGATCGCGCTCACGTGCCTCACGCCAGTCGGAGAGCTCGATGACCTGACCCACGATGCGATCGTAGAACCGGGGTCTGACAGTTCCTCGGAACCTCCAGCAATTGGAGCCGTTAAGGAGCTAGTGCTTCGCGTAGTCGGTCGCGCCGAGGAAATGCAGCGATATGTACGGCTCGTCGCCGATCACCCAGGAGTCGTGACCCGGCGCGACGTGGAACAGATCGCCCGGCGTGAGTTCGTGCTCGGTCCCGTCGCTCATCTTCACCGCGCAGCGCCCGGACACGACGAGCCCGACGTGCTCGACCTGACAGAGTGATTCGCGGTGTCGCTTTCCCGACATGCTCCGACCACACCCAGCCCAGCTCGTATCGCGCGCGTCCGACGGTGACGCCGCCGATCGTGACGAGCTCGAACGTTCCGTGCTCGAACCTTCGCGTCTCGTCCGCTTCATCGAACCGTTTGATGTCTACTTCGGCCATCGATCCTCCCGTTGCTGAACATCACCTTGCGTGAGCGAGCTATGCCCCTGGACGGCCGATTGAAGCATCCCCGCGACTCATCGGCGTGCTCAATGCGCGAATCGGCCGCTCTGGCGATTGTCCGCGCGACCACTCGCGCATAGTCTCGCCGCATCGCGGTTCGCCGCGACTCCCCTGAACCTCTCCCTCGTTTGACTGAAGCGACCGTGGACCGTCAGACGACTCGGATACTGTGGCGCAGTGACGACACTTCCCGAACTGGAGCAGTGTCTCCGAGAGCGTCTTGACGCACTCCCGAAGCCCGCCCGCGCTGAGCTGCTCCACGTCCTCATGCTTCCCGACTTCGAGCGGGCCGGAAGGATCGGCGAGTACTGGGGCGAGCCGAGGACGCGGATGTTTGGCGAGCTGCTAATCGATCTTGAGGATGATCGCGCCGCGAGGGCACTCGTCATTGGGATGCTGCGCGACTCCCGTTGATCGAACTGACGGCGCCAAGGTGTTCATACCCCAACGATCGCTACGGCCCGGCACGCTTTACGGCAACGGCAGGCTCCTCAACGATGAAGGAGTACTTGGTGTCGATACCCGCCGCTGCGACCCGAATCCGCAGAGGGCCATCCGTCGTCGCCAAAATCGCTCCATTCACCGCGGCAGCGGCTTGAACGAATGGTAGGTCCGCAGGTTTCACAACATCCTCCGCCTCCGGTACGGGCGGAAGGTCGTCATCGCTCAGGAATCGATGGTCCTTGTCCGCATTGAGAAGAAGGGCGGCAAGTATGGCAAGGACCCGAGGAGTAGCGAGTTTCGATTGAGGAAGGCTCTCTACATGGCGTACGTAGCGTTTCCACGCCGAATATGGGAAGACGAGAGAGTGGCAGTTCCGGTCGATTCGGAGGATAAGCTCTAAACAATCTGGATTGCTCTTGCCTTTGTCGTCCTCCTGCAACTGAGCAAGCCGAACTATGTTCTCATCCAGCACGAAGTGATGCTTACTCATTCTCTCTGGCCAAAGCGGCTGTTCAGGTAGTCGTTCAGGCTCTCAATGTCGACGTCCATGAAGCCCTTTAAGCCACCCGAGATTTGGCCGAACTCGTTCACTTCGAGGCGCCGAGCGCGGGTTGTTTGGTTAACTCGACTGAACTCATAGATGGAGATCTCCGTCGACGGCAATCGCCGGGCTGTCACGGCGTTCAGCAGGCCGATGATGATGTGCTCGCTATGAGTTGTCAGGATCAGTTGTCCCCTTCGTGCCTTCACCAGCTCTACGAACAGTCCGCAAAGGGCGACTTGTGCTTTGGGGTGCAGGTGAATCTCTGGCTCTTCGATTGTTATGACTGACCCTTCGCCAGCTCTCGCGAACCCGATGAGCGGCAGGAGTAGCTGATTGAGACCGAAGGCCTCGTTCACCAAGTTGATGTTGATACCTTCGACGAAAGTCTCTGCCGACACCTGTTGGTTTGGAGCCAACCGAGGGCGAATCTGCAACGCGTCCGGACCTAGTACTTCCTGCAAGTAACGTGCGACGTGAGCGGACAGCTCCGGTTGGTACGCGAACGCATTGACCACGTAAGTTGCTTGTGACTCGGGCCCCCAGCCAGCCGGGTAGTCGAGTTCGGGGATGCCAGGCAACACGCCGTACGACGGCCTATCAAGACCGCGAATAGGCGGTACAAGGTATGTCTTTTCGAGGAGCGAAAACACCGTGTGCAGACGGCTGATGAGTTGCTCAGTGACCCTCGTCCAAAGATAGTCGTCCGGAGGCACCGACACCGAGTTGATTTGGAAAGGAATGGAAATCTGTTGAATCGGAGCAAGCTGATAACCAATACCTTCCCGCATCGGCAAGGGGAAGGTAGGTGACGCCACTCGCGCGTCCCATTCCCCCTGTAGAACGATGTCACGTTCCCCATTCAGCGTCCCAGAGTGCGTTTGCAGCGCTCCACCGCGAACGAACTCCGCTTTGTAGTCGAATGAACCGGCATCAAACATCGGGTGGATTTCAGCAATGTCAGAGTCAGCCGGGGCGTAGTCTGCTGAGACTTCGATGCCCATCCGTAAGTCTTCGTTCTGGTTGTGTGCGACGTCGCGGTACGAGCCAAGGTTGAGATGTGGTCCTTGCAGGATTAGGGTCTGGCTTGCTTTCGATTGCTTGAGCAGCGCCAAAGCCTGAAGGACAGAACTCTTGCCGGCACCGTTAGCTCCTATGAGAACCGTGACTGGCCGGAGGTCGACGGCTACACCTTGCTCATCGAAGAGTTTGAAGTTGCGCAACGTGATGCTTCGCCACACCTGAGACCTCCCCGTCGTAGCCCAATGCGCATAGCTGTGGCCCGCTGGAACGCGCCATCGTAGGGCGCGAGGTCACCGCCATAGGCCTACTAGTGGCCATGTTGACTGTCGTCTGTGCCAATCTCGATGAGGAAATCCTCCGGAGTCTGAACCCGAATCTGGAAACGCGCATCGAGGATCTCTCTCAACCGAAGCATCGCGCCATCCCACGTAAGGAAGACCGTCCGTCCTTGGAGCATATGAGCGTGTAGATGGTCCCAGTCTCGCCAGTCAGGAAGCTTGGGATCGCCTTCTTCCCAGGCCGATTCGAGTTCGAGTCGGAAGTCCTCGAACCCCGCCGAACCCAGTTGATCTCTCCCGAGGACCCAATTGCCAAGCCTGGTAACCGAACCCGTCTCCTCAACCCCAATTTCATCGAGGGCGTTGATGCCGCTGGCATACGGCTCATCCGGAATGTCCTCTCGTACCCGTGCGGTGATAGCGAGGCCGATGTCGCCATTGGCCGCGAGTGCCAACAATCTCTCTACTAGGGCCTTCTTCGGCCGGTCCCTCCAATACTCAAAGAGAAGATTCGTGTCCAGCGTGACTTTCATCACGGGTGGATCGTAGCGGCCCATGTGGGCTGCCTCGATCTTCGGACCGACGGGGTGGAGCTGGTCGATCAGGGCGGACGGGTACCTGTCTGAGTAGAGGCGAAGGTGCCCCTCCTACGCCGTCTACGTACACCGGATCGTCGGGACGACCCTTCAAGTGGAAGAGCGAATGGCGCGTCAGCCGGCGCGTGCGTTGAGGGGTGGATTCGAGGCAGTATCACGGGTTGACTACATGCGCATAGGGGTGAGGGAGTCGTGCCGCCGCCGGAACGGAACAGACAGGTCTATTTCGTTGGTGCCGGCCTCTCGTCGACAGCAGGCCTGCCAAATACGCCTTCCTTGATTGACGCCGTTCTGGCGCTGGCAAGGGAGAACCGCTCCTCGGTCACAGAGGAGCAACTGCTCAAAGCCTTCAAGTTCTTCTATCCGGACGCCGTCCATGCCGGATTTCGCCCGGGAGTCGTGGATTTCTTCTCGACGCTGAGGACTTTCCTTGATGTCGGCACGGGCTTCGTGGAAACGGGATTCACTGACGCGCCAGATCTCTATCGTGCTCTCAAGGTCTCAATTGCGCGGGTCCTTCTTGAAGGCACCCGCGACGTCAACGACGCCCGCCTTATCAATCGCGAGTACCTGAAGCAGATAGTCCAGCCCGGGAATATTGTCATTACCTCGAACTGGGACCCCTTGATCGAACGAACTGCACAAGTAATCGGTGTTCCTGTCCGACTCTGCGGATCCCCGGCTGATAGCACGTTGCTCCTCTTGAAGCTGCACGGCTCCATTGACTGGTGTACGGCCGGCAACGCAAAGCGGAATCTGACCAAAGCCGATTACGCGTGGCTAAAGGAGGTCCTTTTCGTAGATCATCCATATACTTTTGCTCTCAACGACAAGCTGCGCGACAAGGAGCCAGAACTCCTCCTCCGGACGCGTTGTATGGAGAGTTGGTCGTCAGCCTGGAACGTCTTGCGAAGCAGGACCATCGATCCACACATGGTGACGATGGTCCGAGGCAAGGCCGGCGATCTCGGACCTCTACGAGATGTCTGGCGAGACGCATACGGCGCGCTTAGTCGGGCAAAGGCCCTGGAAATCGTTGGTTACTCCATGCCTGATG includes the following:
- a CDS encoding M15 family metallopeptidase → MNARAAGGVAAALVVGLVIGAVLTLSIQGTAIIPEERDVPSMPEPILTPELPDTFLAWSPGGMPARFADAVAEMPQIRRAVVVASDNTWLTKSYSADGEVVDDPPPTFSIPLEVAAVDPRAYAPFLPPADRSVTVALAQGKGVLGESSARLRGLTPGAVLRFGGERVEIAAILADELVGAHELLVSSEVGLRIGVTRNRYALLVPEGEPTAHEVTVAVRSVLPTGTLVRVRGPGDTPYFRHGDAVLPPVKIKELFGEFAAKPREGWPAGFLTADPEWVRTYIDTQRVPLLGTVTCHVALFPQIRGAIRELIRRGLEDTITSYSGCWAPRHILGDPNSGLSHHAWGIAIDVNVPENPFGAPPNQDPRLVEVFEKWGFIWGGRFIVPDGMHFEYHRPTKDSS
- a CDS encoding zf-HC2 domain-containing protein translates to MDHERAERLISERLDGERLSSRDTVALERHLETCAECRAFERGAYRLRDAARFEIAPAVPDLVEQIMTSVENESWSRPAGIRVVRPMRLPQRRSLLPRVAPAIAALLVGLLAGSLVVGGPWRDAERDSMTALAAEDVTDGVAGAAPSLDSYAAHFSIVERNLGADVPVREMRMRVWFNAPEQFRMDVVDRTEYPAHATPTDLKLVVNGDRWYSSAPTPCPLPRCPQRETSIRNRAPFSSHAPAPTDLVLPLVALAEPESFEVLRIGRALEREAVVVEVPWDRASSLFPFLSMGGRWRPFFPNDHVRIWLDAESWFPLRWRVFPARGPARDQWQLRFGLEEERPRRWIFDVVASSVRLSAPPADVFEIPSTARTEDLGARAVALDEVPGETGFEPVAPPSELGGLDLYRVVIPDATSDEQTLVTYADGLSFVKLGETRSWTADSPFGLTDVRAEEVVLGGGSVGYYEPATETQGRRLSIHAAGTDLYVETNLPRERLLDVGASLPVTGLEMPDEWRAHGTDGALVERVTLEQARAAVPFEIAMPQRLPAGFTLASTEIVEVEGDVGVNLYFRDAEVDVGVGTVRLHLEAGRELPPASAARQSTVDVGDAQGRWTPGRTQLEWIDAGVYHSLDVPEGSDLRLADLLAIADSMAGDDAGQGFLPGVR
- a CDS encoding RNA polymerase sigma factor, encoding MQDPDPRTIARAREGDLDAFEDLVRRYQGDLWRFAFHFTRDRALAEDVTQEAFLRTFRFLKGFRGDSKFTSWLFRIARNCAMDAIKARNVHYEKEPAAPLATTDPQARVELQAALSAVGEEHREPFLLIEVFGLSYQEAADVLGVRVGTVKSRMHRARKAMMGALALEEDAGGS
- a CDS encoding AAA family ATPase is translated as MRNFKLFDEQGVAVDLRPVTVLIGANGAGKSSVLQALALLKQSKASQTLILQGPHLNLGSYRDVAHNQNEDLRMGIEVSADYAPADSDIAEIHPMFDAGSFDYKAEFVRGGALQTHSGTLNGERDIVLQGEWDARVASPTFPLPMREGIGYQLAPIQQISIPFQINSVSVPPDDYLWTRVTEQLISRLHTVFSLLEKTYLVPPIRGLDRPSYGVLPGIPELDYPAGWGPESQATYVVNAFAYQPELSAHVARYLQEVLGPDALQIRPRLAPNQQVSAETFVEGININLVNEAFGLNQLLLPLIGFARAGEGSVITIEEPEIHLHPKAQVALCGLFVELVKARRGQLILTTHSEHIIIGLLNAVTARRLPSTEISIYEFSRVNQTTRARRLEVNEFGQISGGLKGFMDVDIESLNDYLNSRFGQRE